The following coding sequences lie in one Arachis ipaensis cultivar K30076 chromosome B03, Araip1.1, whole genome shotgun sequence genomic window:
- the LOC107633362 gene encoding LOW QUALITY PROTEIN: squamosa promoter-binding-like protein 7 (The sequence of the model RefSeq protein was modified relative to this genomic sequence to represent the inferred CDS: substituted 1 base at 1 genomic stop codon) codes for NAATVMLDGEAKRYSQQYGKFHVLSDFDEGKRSCRRKLERHNNRRQRKPADSRAEASHEPLPVAQNEDSNNDGETGKGLDSSNLSCEINEKEASLDLEDEPVANLNSAPDMQNITNDSVMTFLTSGETQVNSGKDASNLSNSPSYCDNKSAYSSLCQTGRISFKLYDWNPAEFPRRLRHQIFQWLASMPVELEGYIRPRCTILTIFLAMPKNMWIYLXEDPMYYVRDLVAPGKFLSARGNALIYLNDMFFRVMKDGTSMTKFKVNMQAPRLHYVHPTYFEAGKPLEFVACGSNLMQPKFRLLVSFSGKYLKCEYCVPSPHNWTGNNMSCAFENQLYKIYVPHTEETLFGPAFIKVGILLFLCFLYYVMMTWIFFPDHDAFWPVECDFFSF; via the exons AATGCTGCCACTGTTATGCTCGACGGCGAGGCCAAGAGATACAGTCAACAGTATGGCAA GTTTCACGTGTTGTCGGATTTTGATGAAGGTAAACGTAGCTGTAGAAGAAAGTTAGAGCGCCATAACAATAGGAGGCAAAGAAAGCCAGCAGATTCAAGAGCTGAAGCTTCTCATGAACCTCTACCTGTTGCACAAAATGAGGATTCAAATAATGATGGGGAAACAGGAAAAGGTTTAG ATTCTTCAAATTTGAGTTgtgaaataaatgaaaaagaagcGTCACTGGATCTTGAAGATGAACCAGTTGCCAATCTGAACTCAGCTCCTGATATGCAGAATATTACAAATGACAGTGTTATGACTTTTCTTACTTCTGGGGAAACACAAGTGAATAGTGGAAAAGATGCTTCCAACCTCTCTAACTCTCCTTCATATTGTGACAATAAGAGTGCTTATTCATCTTTG TGCCAAACAGGTCGGATTTCTTTCAAGCTTTATGATTGGAACCCTGCAGAATTTCCTAGAAGGCTACGCCACCAA ATATTCCAATGGTTGGCGAGTATGCCTGTTGAGCTTGAGGGATATATCCGCCCAAGGTGTACCATCCTGACAATTTTTCTTGCCATGCCAAAGAATATGTGGATATAT TTATAGGAAGACCCTATGTACTATGTGCGCGATCTTGTTGCTCCTGGAAAGTTCCTATCTGCTAGAGGCAATGCACTAATTTATCTGAATGATATGTTCTTCCGCGTTATGAAAG ATGGAACTTCTATGACAAAATTCAAGGTAAATATGCAGGCACCAAGGCTTCACTATGTTCATCCCACATACTTTGAGGCTGGAAAACCTCTGGAGTTTGTTGCTTGCGGAAGTAACTTAATGCAGCCTAAGTTTCG GCTTCTTGTATCTTTTTCTGGAAAGTATCTGAAGTGTGAATATTGTGTTCCATCTCCACATAACTGGACTGGGAACAATATGTCATGTGCTTTTGAGAATCAGTTATACAAGATATATGTCCCTCATACAGAGGAAACTCTCTTTGGGCCTGCATTTATTAAGGTGGGAATTCTCTTATTTTTGTGTTTCCTTTACTATGTGATGATGACGTGGATTTTTTTTCCTGACCATGATGCTTTTTGGCCGGTTGAATGTGATTTCTTTTCTTTCTGA